One stretch of Amblyraja radiata isolate CabotCenter1 chromosome 9, sAmbRad1.1.pri, whole genome shotgun sequence DNA includes these proteins:
- the LOC116976634 gene encoding B2 bradykinin receptor-like produces the protein MVVCVSGLLGNIFVLLVLCLHKNRCTVPEIYLVNLAGADILLLTCLPFWALNIAQRFAWPFGELLCRCVNLAIYMNLWSSIYFLVMVSVDRYLALVKVLNPGHIRTRSCAKINCCLIWVFSLVMSSPAFMFRRVVHVPQLNISACLLKYPDPNWQRNSEIVFLVAVFLIPVLALTFFTTRILGALRNDRMQVFKQVRKESRAATLILVVLLAFLICWVPFQVLRVLNLFYEAEMLRGCGWANALANGNMMATFLGCTNSCINPVLYVMVGRQFRNKARELYSQSVARRQSQPTLRDSSVTHNTPISTLERRRPLHTTQR, from the coding sequence ATGGTGGTGTGCGTGTCCGGCCTGCTGGGCAACATCTTTGTGTTGCTGGTGCTCTGCCTGCACAAGAACCGCTGCACGGTGCCCGAGATCTACCTGGTCAACCTGGCGGGTGCCGACATCCTCCTGCTCACCTGCCTCCCCTTCTGGGCGCTCAACATCGCCCAGCGCTTCGCCTGGCCCTTTGGAGAGCTGCTGTGCCGCTGCGTCAACCTGGCCATCTACATGAACCTGTGGAGCAGCATCTACTTCCtggtgatggtcagcgtggaccgctACCTGGCCCTGGTCAAGGTCCTCAACCCCGGCCACATCCGCACCCGTTCCTgtgccaaaatcaactgttgcCTCATCTGGGTCTTCAGCCTGGTGATGAGCAGCCCTGCCTTCATGTTCCGCCGGGTGGTCCATGTGCCCCAGCTCAACATCTCCGCCTGCCTCCTCAAGTATCCCGACCCGAACTGGCAGCGCAACTCGGAGATCGTATTCCTGGTGGCCGTCTTCCTCATCCCCGTCCTGGCCctcaccttcttcaccaccaggATCCTGGGCGCGCTGAGGAACGACCGGATGCAGGTCTTCAAGCAGGTCCGCAAGGAGAGCAGGGCGGCCACTCTCATCCTGGTGGTGCTCCTGGCCTTCCTGATCTGCTGGGTCCCCTTCCAGGTCCTCCGAGTCCTAAACCTCTTCTACGAGGCCGAGATGCTGAGGGGATGCGGGTGGGCGAACGCTCTGGCCAACGGCAACATGATGGCCACCTTCCTGGGCTGCACCAACAGCTGCATCAACCCCGTGCTCTATGTCATGGTGGGCCGGCAATTCCGCAACAAAGCCAGGGAGCTCTACTCCCAGTCCGTCGCCAGGCGCCAGTCACAACCCACCCTCAGGGACTCCTCCGTGACCCACAACACCCCCATCTCCACGCTGGAGAGAAGAAGGCCGCTGCACACAACACAacggtga
- the LOC116976636 gene encoding B2 bradykinin receptor-like, whose amino-acid sequence MASLNLSAALNVSNSTSCPEGEFWGWLYTFLPAYIMVVCVSGLLGNIFVLLVLCLHKNRCTVPEIYLVNLAGADLLLLTCLPFWALNIAQRFAWPFGELLCRCVNLAIYMNLWSSIYFLVMVSVDRYLALVKVLNPGRIRTRSCAKINCCLIWVFSLVMSSPAFMFRRVVHVPHLNISACLLKYPGPTWQRISEIVFLVAVFLIPVLALTFFTTRILGALRNDRMQVFKQVRKESRAATLVLVVLLAFLICWVPFQVLRVLTVFYEAEMLRGCGWANALANGKMMATFLGCTNSCINPVLYVMVGRQFRNKARELYSQSVARRQSQPTLRDTSVTHNTPISTLERRRPLRITQR is encoded by the coding sequence ATGGCGTCTCTCAACCTCAGCGCGGCCCTGAACGTCAGCAACTCCACCTCGTGTCCGGAGGGTGAGTTCTGGGGCTGGCTCTACACCTTCCTGCCCGCCTACATCATGGTGGTGTGCGTGTCCGGCCTGCTGGGCAACATCTTTGTGTTGCTGGTGCTCTGCCTGCACAAGAACCGCTGCACGGTGCCCGAGATCTACCTGGTCAACCTGGCGGGTGCCGACCTCCTCCTGCTCACCTGCCTCCCCTTCTGGGCGCTCAACATCGCCCAGCGCTTCGCCTGGCCCTTTGGAGAGCTGCTGTGCCGCTGCGTCAACCTGGCCATCTACATGAACCTGTGGAGCAGCATCTACTTCCtggtgatggtcagcgtggaccgctACCTGGCCCTGGTCAAGGTCCTCAACCCCGGCCGCATCCGCACCCGTTCCTGTGCCAAGATCAACTGCTGCCTCATCTGGGTCTTCAGCCTGGTGATGAGCAGCCCTGCCTTCATGTTCCGCCGGGTGGTCCATGTGCCCCATCTCAACATCTCCGCCTGCCTGCTCAAGTATCCCGGCCCGACCTGGCAGCGCATCTCGGAGATCGTCTTCCTGGTGGCCGTCTTCCTCATCCCCGTCCTGGCCctcaccttcttcaccaccaggATCCTGGGCGCGCTGAGGAACGACCGGATGCAGGTCTTCAAGCAGGTCCGCAAGGAGAGCAGGGCGGCCACTCTCGTCCTGGTGGTGCTCCTGGCCTTCCTGATCTGCTGGGTCCCCTTCCAGGTCCTCCGAGTCCTAACCGTCTTCTACGAGGCCGAGATGCTGAGGGGATGCGGGTGGGCGAACGCTCTGGCCAACGGCAAAATGATGGCCACCTTCCTGGGCTGCACCAACAGCTGCATCAACCCCGTGCTCTATGTCATGGTGGGCCGGCAGTTCCGCAACAAAGCCAGGGAGCTCTACTCCCAGTCCGTCGCCAGGCGCCAGTCACAACCCACCCTCAGGGACACCTCCGTGACCCACAACACCCCCATCTCCACGCTGGAGAGAAGAAGGCCGCTGCGCATAACACAacggtga